From Coffea arabica cultivar ET-39 chromosome 2e, Coffea Arabica ET-39 HiFi, whole genome shotgun sequence, the proteins below share one genomic window:
- the LOC113729093 gene encoding beta-glucosidase 11-like isoform X1, with translation MVDTGLEAYRFSVSWSRLIPNGRGHVNPKGLEYYNNLINELLKRGIQPHVTLLHLDTPQVLEDEYGGWLSRKIVKDFTAYADVCFKEFGDRVLYWTTINEGNIFAIGGYDNGLAPPGRCSFPFGQMCTEGDSVTEPYIAGHNMLLAHSSAVKLYYKKYKAVQHGFVGLNIYSSWFSPYSNATEDVTATQRVIDFYIGWFMHPMVFGDYPDIVKKNAGSKIPVLTPRESKLIKGAFDFIGLNHYNLVYVKDNPSSFEMNVRDITADTAASFFLEPEDAPQNQNDDPSSSLSGILEYLKTAYGNPPTYIHENGQRTERNGTLYDISRVKYLHSYIGTLLEAIKNGSNTKGYFQWSFLDGLELFGGYETGSGLYYVDLDDKQLRRYRKLSADWYYNFLEGRTIRPDEITEVETGVFGSSTSKASE, from the exons ATGGTAGACACGGGTTTGGAGGCTTACAGATTCTCTGTTTCCTGGTCAAGACTTATTCCTA ATGGAAGAGGCCATGTCAACCCCAAAGGCTTAGAATATTACAACAATCTCATTAATGAACTCCTCAAACGTG GAATTCAACCACATGTCACACTGCTTCACCTTGATACCCCACAAGTTCTTGAAGATGAATATGGGGGATGGCTTAGTCGGAAAATAGT GAAAGACTTTACTGCCTATGCCGATGTGTGCTTCAAAGAATTTGGTGACAGGGTTTTGTATTGGACTACCATAAATGAGGGCAACATATTTGCCATAGGTGGTTATGATAATGGACTAGCACCCCCAGGGCGCTGCTCTTTTCCATTTGGACAGATGTGTACCGAGGGTGATTCTGTAACTGAGCCATATATTGCTGGTCATAACATGTTGCTGGCACATTCATCTGCCGTGAAACTATACTACAAAAAGTATAAG GCTGTTCAACATGGTTTTGTGGGACTAAACATCTATTCTTCTTGGTTTTCTCCATATTCTAATGCTACAGAAGATGTAACTGCAACTCAAAGAGtcattgatttttatattggTTG GTTTATGCATCCAATGGTGTTTGGAGACTATCCGGACATCGTAAAGAAGAATGCTGGTTCAAAGATACCAGTTCTTACTCCACGTGAGTCTAAGCTAATTAAGGGCGCATTTGACTTTATAGGGCTAAACCATTATAACTTAGTCTATGTCAAGGACAATCCTAGCAGCTTTGAGATGAATGTCAGGGACATAACTGCTGATACGGCAGCAAGCTTCTTCC TTGAGCCAGAAGATGCACCACAAAATCAG AATGATGATCCATCATCCAGTCTATCTGGAATTCTGGAGTATCTCAAGACAGCTTATGGCAATCCACCTACTTATATCCACGAAAATG GTCAAAGAACTGAGCGTAATGGAACACTATACGACATATCAAGGGTGAAATATCTGCATTCATATATCGGGACCTTGCTTGAGGCTATAAA AAATGGGTCAAACACAAAAGGGTACTTCCAGTGGTCTTTCTTAGATGGTCTAGAGTTATTCGGTGGCTATGAGACAGGTAGTGGCCTGTACTACGTGGATTTGGATGACAAGCAATTGAGAAGATACCGAAAGCTCTCTGCAGACTGGTACTACAATTTCCTCGAGGGTAGAACCATCAGGCCTGATGAGATAACCGAAGTTGAAACTGGTGTCTTTGGTTCATCAACATCTAAAGCCTCAGAATAG
- the LOC113729093 gene encoding beta-glucosidase 11-like isoform X2: MVDTGLEAYRFSVSWSRLIPNGRGHVNPKGLEYYNNLINELLKRGIQPHVTLLHLDTPQVLEDEYGGWLSRKIVKDFTAYADVCFKEFGDRVLYWTTINEGNIFAIGGYDNGLAPPGRCSFPFGQMCTEGDSVTEPYIAGHNMLLAHSSAVKLYYKKYKAVQHGFVGLNIYSSWFSPYSNATEDVTATQRVIDFYIGWFMHPMVFGDYPDIVKKNAGSKIPVLTPLEPEDAPQNQNDDPSSSLSGILEYLKTAYGNPPTYIHENGQRTERNGTLYDISRVKYLHSYIGTLLEAIKNGSNTKGYFQWSFLDGLELFGGYETGSGLYYVDLDDKQLRRYRKLSADWYYNFLEGRTIRPDEITEVETGVFGSSTSKASE; encoded by the exons ATGGTAGACACGGGTTTGGAGGCTTACAGATTCTCTGTTTCCTGGTCAAGACTTATTCCTA ATGGAAGAGGCCATGTCAACCCCAAAGGCTTAGAATATTACAACAATCTCATTAATGAACTCCTCAAACGTG GAATTCAACCACATGTCACACTGCTTCACCTTGATACCCCACAAGTTCTTGAAGATGAATATGGGGGATGGCTTAGTCGGAAAATAGT GAAAGACTTTACTGCCTATGCCGATGTGTGCTTCAAAGAATTTGGTGACAGGGTTTTGTATTGGACTACCATAAATGAGGGCAACATATTTGCCATAGGTGGTTATGATAATGGACTAGCACCCCCAGGGCGCTGCTCTTTTCCATTTGGACAGATGTGTACCGAGGGTGATTCTGTAACTGAGCCATATATTGCTGGTCATAACATGTTGCTGGCACATTCATCTGCCGTGAAACTATACTACAAAAAGTATAAG GCTGTTCAACATGGTTTTGTGGGACTAAACATCTATTCTTCTTGGTTTTCTCCATATTCTAATGCTACAGAAGATGTAACTGCAACTCAAAGAGtcattgatttttatattggTTG GTTTATGCATCCAATGGTGTTTGGAGACTATCCGGACATCGTAAAGAAGAATGCTGGTTCAAAGATACCAGTTCTTACTCCAC TTGAGCCAGAAGATGCACCACAAAATCAG AATGATGATCCATCATCCAGTCTATCTGGAATTCTGGAGTATCTCAAGACAGCTTATGGCAATCCACCTACTTATATCCACGAAAATG GTCAAAGAACTGAGCGTAATGGAACACTATACGACATATCAAGGGTGAAATATCTGCATTCATATATCGGGACCTTGCTTGAGGCTATAAA AAATGGGTCAAACACAAAAGGGTACTTCCAGTGGTCTTTCTTAGATGGTCTAGAGTTATTCGGTGGCTATGAGACAGGTAGTGGCCTGTACTACGTGGATTTGGATGACAAGCAATTGAGAAGATACCGAAAGCTCTCTGCAGACTGGTACTACAATTTCCTCGAGGGTAGAACCATCAGGCCTGATGAGATAACCGAAGTTGAAACTGGTGTCTTTGGTTCATCAACATCTAAAGCCTCAGAATAG